A window of the Candidatus Paceibacterota bacterium genome harbors these coding sequences:
- a CDS encoding 30S ribosomal protein S21 codes for MSRKKMVIEVEKQGRENSQSLIRRFTKKVQKSGVLLRARRGRFFRRPKSETMKKRAALRREKLTKEYEKLRKFGLEKK; via the coding sequence ATGAGCAGAAAAAAAATGGTCATTGAAGTGGAAAAACAAGGTAGAGAAAACTCTCAAAGCCTGATTCGCCGTTTTACCAAAAAAGTGCAAAAAAGCGGCGTTTTGCTCAGGGCGAGAAGGGGCCGTTTTTTCCGCAGACCGAAAAGCGAAACAATGAAAAAAAGAGCTGCCTTAAGAAGGGAAAAGCTTACAAAGGAATACGAAAAGCTCAGGAAATTCGGCTTGGAAAAAAAATAA
- the lepB gene encoding signal peptidase I, whose amino-acid sequence MWEISKIVILALLIVIPIRYFIFQPFFVRGQSMEPNFENGDYLIIDEISYRFRDPLRGEVIVFKYPNDPSQRYIKRIIGLPGETIEIGDGKVVIYNEEGGRVLDESAYLSSSVFTAGSQQIILEEDDYFVLGDNRAVSADSRRWGNLSREDIIGRTWIKAWPVSASAKIETPAYSPSQ is encoded by the coding sequence ATGTGGGAGATCAGCAAGATAGTCATTTTGGCTCTGCTGATCGTTATTCCCATCCGCTATTTTATTTTTCAGCCGTTTTTCGTTAGGGGTCAGTCAATGGAGCCCAATTTTGAGAACGGTGATTATCTTATTATTGATGAAATTTCTTACAGGTTCAGGGATCCTTTAAGAGGAGAAGTGATTGTTTTCAAATATCCCAATGATCCTTCCCAGCGTTATATTAAAAGAATCATCGGTTTGCCCGGAGAAACAATAGAAATAGGTGACGGCAAAGTTGTTATTTACAATGAGGAAGGCGGTAGGGTTTTGGACGAGTCAGCATATCTTTCCTCTTCTGTTTTTACTGCCGGAAGCCAGCAAATAATTCTTGAAGAAGACGATTATTTTGTTTTGGGCGACAACCGGGCTGTTTCAGCAGATTCAAGAAGATGGGGAAATTTGTCTAGGGAAGATATCATTGGCCGAACCTGGATTAAGGCTTGGCCAGTGAGCGCTTCAGCAAAAATAGAAACGCCGGCATATTCACCAAGCCAATAA
- the ftsA gene encoding cell division protein FtsA yields the protein MAKAQIITGLDIGSSNIKLLVASKKDDESDFEVLFQGEEPSLGIRRGVVIDTERVSRLIQILVDKARSEVGQKINSVFINIGGSHLSCTHSRGMVAVSRADRNISREDVERVLQEAVKAVALPSNNEPLETVPKEFIVDGIGEIKSAEGLQGSRLETEVLILSSFVPYKNNLVQAVLDANLQVLDVIPSSIAAASAVLSQRQKEIGTALLDIGAGTSQLAVFREGDLADLAVFPIGSANITSDITVGLRTDIDTAETIKLKLGSCFSKGKEKKEKINIEGEEPLVFSHKALSNIIEARVSEIFGEVQKELKQFSKQEPLAGGVVLTGGGTKLPKIVELARKELKLPCRMGKISSFPELEDDLSYATVCGLILRGANLEESSSWQGFEGGSSGIGSKLKKAIKNFIP from the coding sequence ATGGCTAAAGCGCAAATCATAACAGGCTTGGACATAGGCTCAAGCAATATTAAATTATTGGTTGCCTCGAAAAAGGATGATGAGTCTGATTTTGAGGTGTTGTTTCAGGGAGAAGAGCCTTCTTTGGGCATCAGAAGAGGAGTTGTCATTGATACAGAACGGGTTTCCAGACTTATTCAGATTTTGGTTGATAAAGCAAGAAGCGAAGTAGGCCAGAAAATCAATTCAGTTTTCATTAATATCGGCGGCAGCCATCTTTCCTGCACCCATTCTAGGGGAATGGTAGCTGTCTCCCGGGCTGACAGAAATATTTCAAGGGAGGACGTAGAAAGGGTTTTGCAGGAAGCTGTTAAAGCTGTGGCCCTGCCTTCGAACAACGAACCATTGGAAACTGTTCCTAAGGAATTCATTGTTGACGGTATAGGGGAGATTAAATCTGCTGAAGGCTTACAGGGCAGCAGGCTGGAAACAGAAGTTTTGATTTTAAGCAGTTTCGTCCCTTACAAAAACAATTTGGTCCAGGCGGTTTTGGACGCTAATCTGCAGGTTTTGGATGTAATTCCTTCTTCAATAGCTGCAGCTTCAGCTGTTCTTTCGCAAAGGCAGAAAGAAATAGGAACAGCTCTTTTGGACATTGGCGCTGGCACTTCCCAATTGGCTGTTTTCAGAGAAGGAGATTTGGCTGACTTGGCTGTTTTTCCGATAGGTTCAGCCAATATAACTTCAGATATTACTGTCGGCTTAAGAACGGATATTGATACTGCTGAAACTATAAAGCTGAAGCTGGGCAGTTGTTTTTCAAAAGGGAAAGAAAAAAAGGAAAAAATCAACATTGAAGGAGAAGAGCCTTTGGTTTTTTCGCACAAAGCTTTAAGCAATATTATTGAAGCAAGGGTTTCAGAGATTTTCGGAGAAGTGCAAAAAGAATTGAAGCAATTTTCAAAGCAGGAGCCATTGGCCGGCGGAGTTGTTTTGACCGGCGGCGGAACAAAACTGCCAAAGATCGTGGAATTAGCCAGGAAGGAATTAAAACTGCCTTGCCGCATGGGAAAGATTTCTTCTTTTCCTGAATTGGAAGACGATCTGAGCTATGCCACTGTTTGCGGATTAATTTTGCGAGGAGCTAATTTGGAAGAATCAAGCAGCTGGCAGGGATTTGAAGGGGGCTCAAGCGGAATTGGCAGCAAACTTAAAAAAGCAATTAAAAACTTCATACCTTAA
- a CDS encoding GatB/YqeY domain-containing protein → MSLKEKIQSELNLSIKGNKPLAVSVFRQLLAAFLNKEKEKRFKSKEEKEALLTDEEAMEVIAFEAKKRKESIVEFEKGNRKDLANKEKEELAILSAYLPEQMPEEDIRKLVKEAIEKIGASEMKDMGKVMQELMPQVKGKADGNLVGQIVKEFLAPKND, encoded by the coding sequence ATGAGCCTAAAAGAAAAAATCCAATCAGAACTTAATTTATCCATTAAGGGCAATAAGCCATTGGCGGTTTCTGTTTTCAGGCAGCTTTTAGCTGCTTTTTTGAATAAAGAGAAGGAAAAGAGATTTAAAAGCAAAGAAGAAAAAGAGGCTTTATTGACCGACGAGGAAGCAATGGAAGTTATTGCTTTTGAGGCCAAGAAAAGGAAAGAATCAATCGTTGAGTTTGAAAAAGGCAACAGGAAGGATTTGGCAAATAAAGAAAAAGAAGAGCTGGCTATTTTATCAGCCTATTTGCCAGAGCAGATGCCAGAAGAAGATATCAGAAAACTGGTTAAAGAGGCGATTGAAAAGATCGGAGCTTCCGAAATGAAAGATATGGGAAAAGTGATGCAAGAATTGATGCCTCAGGTCAAAGGAAAGGCTGACGGTAACTTAGTTGGCCAGATCGTTAAAGAATTTTTAGCTCCGAAAAATGATTGA
- the ybeY gene encoding rRNA maturation RNase YbeY — protein MIEINNLVSSSDYTFLKKVAKIVLNKKKLDLSIVLVSPVKIKELNRKYRKKNKVTDVLSFLYDDSGEIVICLKKVRENAKKFSFPFKTELAKVLIHSVLHLLGYEHEKSKKQAAIMGEKENYYLNLWLKRKS, from the coding sequence ATGATTGAAATAAATAATTTAGTTAGTTCGTCTGATTATACTTTTTTAAAGAAAGTTGCTAAAATTGTCTTGAATAAGAAGAAATTGGATTTATCCATTGTTCTGGTTAGTCCCGTTAAAATAAAGGAATTGAACAGGAAATACCGAAAGAAAAATAAAGTGACAGACGTTCTATCCTTTCTATATGATGATTCAGGAGAAATAGTCATTTGTTTAAAAAAAGTCAGGGAAAACGCAAAGAAATTTAGTTTTCCTTTTAAAACCGAATTAGCTAAAGTTTTAATTCATTCTGTTTTGCATCTTTTGGGATACGAGCACGAGAAATCCAAAAAACAAGCTGCAATAATGGGGGAAAAAGAAAACTATTATTTGAATTTATGGCTAAAGCGCAAATCATAA
- a CDS encoding histidine--tRNA ligase: MKKLKFQAPTGMHDILPEDQGYFQKIYNACETVLNFYSFQKIDTPILEDTALYEKGTGLTTDIVQKQMFTLRTKGGDHLTLRPEFTPGIVRAYLEHGMQSLPQPVKLYSIGPVFRYEHPQAGRFRQFNQLNVEIIGDDNPVLDAQTIQIFYNILSELKIKNLIVEINSIGDNQCRPYYKKLLVSYFKSRDASLCVDCRRRLKENPLRILDCEEEKCQRIVSQAPQLIDHLCEECHSHFKGVLEFLDETELPYRLNPYLVRGLDYYTKTAFEIFVEVPKKAEEKESSLKRALVGGGRYDGLIKLLGGEETKAVGGAMGIERVVSIMKSKEMKGVKPATATIFLAQLGTMAKRKSLKLLEDFRKVKIQVAESFGKDSLKAQLRMADKLEAKYTLLLGQKESLDGTIIIRDMKTGKQETIKLERTVKEMQKRLKSKH; this comes from the coding sequence ATGAAAAAACTAAAATTCCAAGCGCCAACAGGCATGCACGATATTTTGCCAGAAGACCAGGGATATTTCCAAAAGATTTACAATGCCTGTGAAACAGTGCTTAACTTTTACAGTTTTCAAAAGATAGATACTCCGATTTTGGAAGATACAGCTCTTTACGAAAAAGGAACAGGATTGACAACTGATATTGTCCAGAAGCAGATGTTCACTTTAAGGACAAAAGGAGGAGACCATCTGACTTTGAGGCCGGAATTCACTCCTGGCATTGTCAGGGCTTATCTGGAACACGGCATGCAGTCTTTGCCTCAGCCAGTTAAACTATATTCAATTGGTCCGGTATTCAGGTACGAGCATCCCCAGGCAGGCAGATTCCGCCAGTTCAACCAGTTGAACGTTGAAATTATCGGAGACGACAATCCAGTGCTTGACGCCCAGACTATCCAAATTTTTTACAATATTCTGAGCGAATTGAAGATAAAAAACTTAATTGTTGAAATAAACAGCATAGGAGACAATCAGTGTAGGCCTTATTACAAAAAGCTTCTGGTTAGCTATTTTAAATCAAGGGATGCTTCTTTGTGTGTGGATTGCCGTCGCAGATTGAAAGAAAATCCATTAAGGATATTGGATTGCGAAGAGGAAAAGTGCCAGAGGATAGTCAGCCAGGCGCCCCAGCTTATCGACCATCTTTGCGAAGAATGCCATAGCCATTTTAAAGGAGTTCTGGAGTTTCTCGACGAGACCGAATTGCCTTACCGCTTGAATCCTTATCTGGTCAGGGGATTGGATTATTATACTAAAACCGCTTTTGAGATTTTCGTTGAGGTTCCGAAAAAAGCAGAAGAAAAAGAATCTTCTTTAAAAAGAGCTTTGGTCGGAGGCGGACGCTACGACGGATTAATCAAACTGCTGGGAGGCGAAGAAACGAAAGCTGTCGGCGGAGCTATGGGCATAGAAAGGGTGGTCAGCATTATGAAGAGCAAAGAAATGAAAGGTGTAAAGCCAGCTACCGCTACGATTTTCTTGGCCCAACTCGGCACCATGGCTAAAAGAAAAAGCTTGAAGCTTTTGGAAGACTTCAGAAAGGTTAAGATTCAGGTGGCAGAGTCTTTCGGCAAGGATTCTTTAAAAGCCCAATTAAGAATGGCTGACAAGCTGGAAGCGAAATACACTTTGCTTTTGGGACAGAAAGAAAGCCTGGATGGTACGATCATAATCAGAGATATGAAAACAGGCAAGCAGGAAACAATAAAATTGGAAAGAACTGTCAAAGAAATGCAAAAGCGTTTAAAAAGCAAACATTAA
- the ftsZ gene encoding cell division protein FtsZ translates to MQKTSTKIRVVGVGGSGLNAVSRMAKCDIKGVELVAINTDAQDLARARAEVKLRIGRKITQGLGAGMNPEIGRKSALENRQEIAEVLKGSDMVFITYGAGGGTGTGAGPVVAEIAKESGALTLAVVTKPFSFEGQVRQRMAENGIRRLKENVDTLICISNDKLLSFLDSKTSLVNAFWVCDDILRQAVQGISDLILLPGIINVNFADVKAIMKDAGSALFGVGTAQGEGRAEKAALAAINSPLLDISVKGAKGVLFNVSGGKDISLSEIDEVARIITREVNPEAKIIFGAVQDEKLKQGEIKVTVITTGF, encoded by the coding sequence ATGCAGAAGACCAGTACAAAAATAAGAGTTGTCGGCGTTGGCGGTTCGGGTTTGAACGCTGTTTCCAGGATGGCAAAATGCGACATAAAAGGCGTTGAGTTGGTTGCTATTAACACTGACGCGCAGGACTTGGCCAGAGCCAGGGCAGAGGTGAAGCTGAGAATCGGCAGAAAAATAACCCAAGGTTTGGGAGCTGGCATGAATCCTGAAATCGGCAGGAAATCAGCTTTAGAAAATCGCCAGGAAATTGCAGAGGTTTTAAAAGGGTCTGATATGGTTTTTATCACTTACGGCGCAGGCGGCGGTACAGGGACAGGAGCTGGCCCGGTAGTAGCTGAAATCGCAAAAGAGTCAGGCGCTTTGACTTTAGCTGTGGTAACCAAGCCTTTTTCTTTTGAAGGCCAGGTCAGGCAGAGAATGGCGGAAAACGGCATCAGGCGTTTGAAAGAAAACGTTGACACCTTGATTTGTATTTCCAACGACAAGCTTCTTTCCTTTTTAGATAGTAAGACTTCTTTGGTCAATGCTTTCTGGGTGTGCGATGATATTCTTCGACAGGCAGTCCAGGGAATTTCAGATTTAATTCTGTTGCCCGGAATCATTAACGTTAATTTCGCTGACGTTAAAGCAATTATGAAGGATGCAGGTTCCGCTCTTTTCGGAGTAGGTACGGCCCAAGGCGAGGGCAGGGCGGAAAAAGCAGCTTTGGCTGCCATTAACTCTCCTTTGCTGGATATATCGGTTAAGGGAGCTAAAGGCGTTTTATTTAATGTTTCTGGAGGAAAAGATATTTCTCTTTCTGAGATTGACGAGGTGGCCAGAATTATTACCAGAGAAGTAAATCCTGAAGCTAAGATAATATTCGGCGCAGTGCAGGATGAAAAATTAAAGCAGGGAGAGATAAAAGTGACGGTGATTACTACTGGGTTTTAG
- a CDS encoding GGDEF domain-containing protein, translated as MLLILFYKEGTMLKKRIEAASVAFRNPEIIEIRDPLTGAMTRKEFLRIAGKILNRAERDNQIVSLAMLDMDGLKLINDTRGHRAGDMAIKEFAQAIFANIRPLDICARWHSDAGDEFILLLLDVNLIASMSIIQRIQEVFPKFSWGMAGSRFDHEYGLESMIELVEERMYRDKKSKK; from the coding sequence TTGCTCTTAATATTATTCTATAAGGAAGGAACAATGCTGAAAAAGAGAATCGAAGCTGCTTCTGTGGCTTTTCGTAATCCCGAGATAATAGAGATTCGCGACCCCCTAACGGGCGCGATGACTCGGAAAGAATTTCTGCGGATAGCTGGCAAGATACTAAATCGTGCCGAAAGAGACAATCAAATAGTTTCCTTGGCGATGCTTGACATGGACGGATTGAAATTGATCAACGATACACGGGGGCATAGGGCTGGGGATATGGCAATTAAAGAATTTGCTCAAGCCATATTCGCAAATATTCGTCCTTTAGACATTTGCGCAAGGTGGCATAGCGATGCTGGAGACGAGTTTATTCTACTTCTATTAGATGTAAATTTAATAGCTAGTATGAGTATTATCCAGCGTATTCAAGAAGTATTTCCAAAATTCTCATGGGGAATGGCTGGGTCTAGATTTGATCACGAGTATGGTTTGGAATCTATGATTGAGCTTGTTGAAGAACGCATGTATCGCGATAAAAAAAGCAAGAAGTAA
- the topA gene encoding type I DNA topoisomerase produces MQLIIVESPTKGKTLEKFLGSQYRVLSSYGHVRDLPKTKFGIDVENDFAPTYIIMPKAKKNVELLKKEIKKADSVILATDEDREGEAIAYHLTQALDLKDPKRIVFHEITKSAIKEALENPRKIDMALVDAQQARRFLDRIVGYKLSPFLWKKVARGLSAGRVQSIAVKLVVEREEVIKNFKPQEYWTIIALLKKSSALKQIFEAFLIKKDNKVLDKLEISNKKEADKIVKDLNEVEYKILNIDEKETKRNPLPPFTTSTLQQTAWQKFRLPAKITMRIAQGLYEKGFITYHRTDSLNLSNQSLFSAKKFIIDNCGEKYWPGFPRKYKTKAKGAQEAHEAIRPSYPDKSPEKLKLGEEDKSSSSAVAAARLYDLIWRRFVACQMSQAIFDSTTVDISAKNHTFRVNGQMLKFDGFLKIYPIKYEEKDLPSLKKDEVLKLVKLDPSQHFTEPPARYNEATIIKTLEENGIGRPSTYAPILSNIQDKNYIEKDEQRRFRPTEIGTVVNNLLVAHFPEIVDIGFTAKMEEDLDEIAQKKKELVPVIKEFYKPFEKNLKQKYEEVSKKDITEKPTEKTCPKCGAPLLIRIGRYGEFYACSKFPKCRYTESLEKNNLGVKCPKCKNGKIVEKRTKKRKIFYGCDQFPKCDFALWDKPTGEKCKKCDSLMVKTIRWGEKCSNKECDFKIEKERKL; encoded by the coding sequence ATGCAACTTATAATTGTCGAAAGCCCTACTAAAGGGAAAACACTTGAAAAATTCTTAGGCTCACAATACAGAGTCTTGTCTTCTTACGGCCACGTTAGGGATTTACCCAAGACTAAGTTTGGCATTGATGTGGAAAATGACTTTGCTCCGACATACATCATTATGCCAAAAGCCAAAAAAAACGTAGAGCTTCTGAAAAAAGAAATTAAAAAGGCAGATTCTGTAATCCTGGCTACCGATGAAGACAGGGAAGGAGAAGCAATCGCCTATCATCTGACTCAAGCTTTGGATTTAAAAGATCCAAAAAGAATTGTTTTCCACGAGATCACCAAATCAGCAATTAAAGAAGCTTTGGAAAATCCCAGAAAGATTGATATGGCTCTGGTTGACGCCCAGCAAGCCAGAAGATTTTTAGACAGAATAGTCGGATACAAACTCTCTCCTTTTTTATGGAAAAAAGTGGCCAGGGGCCTGTCTGCTGGCAGAGTCCAGTCAATAGCCGTAAAATTGGTAGTTGAAAGGGAAGAAGTAATAAAGAACTTCAAGCCCCAGGAATACTGGACTATCATTGCCCTGCTAAAGAAATCTTCTGCCTTGAAACAAATATTTGAAGCTTTTTTAATCAAAAAAGACAACAAAGTTTTAGACAAACTGGAGATATCAAACAAAAAAGAAGCAGATAAGATTGTCAAAGACTTAAATGAGGTAGAGTATAAAATATTAAATATTGATGAAAAAGAAACAAAAAGAAATCCTTTGCCGCCTTTTACCACCAGCACTTTGCAACAAACAGCCTGGCAGAAATTCAGGCTTCCGGCAAAAATAACAATGCGAATCGCCCAGGGCTTGTATGAAAAGGGTTTCATTACCTACCACCGAACCGACTCTTTAAATCTTTCAAACCAATCGCTCTTTTCCGCTAAAAAATTCATTATTGACAATTGCGGAGAAAAATATTGGCCGGGATTCCCAAGAAAATACAAAACAAAAGCAAAAGGCGCCCAGGAAGCCCACGAAGCAATAAGGCCCAGTTACCCTGACAAATCCCCTGAAAAATTAAAACTAGGCGAAGAGGATAAATCCTCTTCTTCAGCCGTCGCTGCGGCTCGGCTTTACGATTTGATCTGGCGAAGATTCGTCGCCTGCCAAATGAGCCAGGCAATCTTTGATTCTACGACCGTGGACATTTCAGCCAAAAACCATACTTTCCGGGTTAACGGACAGATGCTAAAATTTGACGGGTTCTTGAAGATTTATCCGATCAAATATGAAGAAAAAGATCTGCCGTCTTTAAAGAAAGATGAGGTTCTGAAATTAGTAAAATTAGACCCTTCACAGCACTTTACCGAACCGCCTGCCCGCTACAACGAAGCAACCATCATCAAGACCTTAGAAGAAAACGGAATAGGCAGGCCCTCAACCTATGCTCCAATTCTTTCCAATATCCAGGATAAAAACTATATTGAAAAAGACGAACAAAGAAGATTTAGGCCGACTGAAATCGGAACAGTGGTCAATAACCTTTTAGTTGCCCATTTCCCTGAAATCGTTGATATCGGTTTTACAGCCAAAATGGAAGAAGATTTGGACGAAATCGCCCAAAAAAAGAAAGAACTTGTACCGGTAATCAAAGAATTCTACAAACCATTCGAAAAGAACCTTAAACAAAAATATGAAGAGGTTTCCAAAAAAGATATCACTGAAAAACCGACGGAAAAAACCTGCCCAAAATGCGGCGCCCCTTTGTTGATACGAATCGGCAGATACGGAGAATTCTACGCCTGCTCCAAATTCCCGAAATGCCGTTATACCGAATCCTTAGAAAAAAACAATCTCGGAGTCAAATGTCCGAAATGCAAAAATGGGAAAATCGTTGAAAAGAGAACCAAAAAAAGAAAGATATTCTATGGCTGCGACCAATTCCCCAAATGCGACTTTGCCTTGTGGGATAAACCGACCGGAGAAAAATGCAAAAAATGCGACTCGCTCATGGTAAAAACGATAAGGTGGGGAGAAAAATGCTCGAATAAAGAATGTGACTTTAAAATTGAAAAAGAAAGAAAACTTTGA
- a CDS encoding aminoacyl-tRNA hydrolase yields MVLIVGLGNPGEKYEKTRHNVGFKTIDKIAEIFDFPIFTSKPIFKAEISKGTYDNKKIVLARPKTFMNLSGQTVKLLVKSLKTKDLIVIHDDIDIPLGKIRIADNRGAANHKGVESIINELKTKSFIRLRIGIKPKTKIKALDRFVLQKFNKEEEKIVEEVIKKAAEAVETIVSKGLQKAMNTYNK; encoded by the coding sequence ATGGTATTGATTGTTGGCCTGGGAAATCCGGGAGAAAAATACGAAAAAACAAGGCATAATGTCGGCTTTAAAACGATAGATAAAATCGCTGAAATTTTTGATTTCCCAATCTTTACTTCCAAACCTATTTTCAAAGCTGAAATTTCAAAAGGAACGTACGATAATAAAAAGATTGTTTTAGCCAGGCCCAAAACCTTCATGAATCTTTCGGGACAAACAGTAAAACTGCTGGTTAAAAGCTTAAAAACTAAAGATTTAATCGTTATTCACGACGATATCGACATTCCTTTGGGTAAGATAAGAATCGCCGATAACCGGGGAGCAGCCAACCATAAGGGCGTAGAATCAATAATCAACGAACTAAAAACAAAGAGCTTCATAAGATTACGCATCGGTATAAAGCCGAAAACAAAGATTAAAGCTTTAGACAGATTCGTTCTTCAAAAGTTTAATAAAGAAGAAGAAAAGATTGTAGAAGAAGTTATTAAAAAAGCCGCCGAAGCGGTTGAAACAATAGTGAGTAAAGGACTGCAAAAGGCGATGAATACATATAACAAATAA
- a CDS encoding HIT domain-containing protein, with amino-acid sequence MECVFCRIANKEEPSDIVFESETVLGFKNISSEAPIHYLFIPKKHLEWKEEFDDKDLALLSQVISAAKKVAIKENIFHACKFIFNVGKTGHIPHIHLHLLGGWKGEIPMRNI; translated from the coding sequence ATGGAATGCGTATTTTGTCGAATTGCAAACAAGGAAGAACCATCAGATATTGTTTTTGAGAGCGAAACAGTATTGGGCTTTAAGAACATTTCTTCTGAAGCGCCCATTCACTATCTTTTCATTCCTAAAAAACATTTGGAGTGGAAGGAGGAATTTGATGACAAGGATTTGGCTCTTTTATCTCAAGTCATATCAGCCGCTAAAAAAGTTGCCATTAAAGAGAATATTTTCCATGCTTGCAAATTTATCTTTAACGTCGGAAAAACCGGGCATATCCCGCACATCCATCTTCATCTTTTGGGCGGATGGAAAGGGGAAATCCCAATGAGAAATATTTAA
- a CDS encoding DEAD/DEAH box helicase, translated as MIERLLICSITPYFLGKGNFWLKENLDKLLEAKKTQAFFQDNILFLMKNQKNNLSETLRKLDEMGYERVWQVSEPGEFSQRGGIVDVFPVNSMKAARLEFLGNKIENIEQLPIEIKDEKSAKEILKKKLKSQKLFSDLKGLKPGEYLVHLDHGIGIYFQQITIDNQQYYQLEYAQGDKLYVPLGLERKLSRYVGFIEPKISRLSSSLWQRVKRKIKEETEKLAKELLEIYAKREIATRPSYLLEEEIQQHLSDTFKYEETPDQLQAIEDIKKDMEKQEPMDRIVCGDVGFGKTEVALRAIIKAVISNRQAVMICPTTILANQHFQKFQERLGSLPIKIALLSRLQTKKEQKQIIEELKTGKIDIAIGTHRLLSKDIDFKNLGLLIIDDEQRFGVKQKERLKKMRTSLDVLSLSATPIPRTLYMALSSLKNISLIQTPPVGRLPIKTFLSPFKKEIIKKAIENEIKRKGQIYFLYNRVETIEMIKESLKELFPKARYAIAHGRMKEKELLKTMDDFQDKRIDVLVATTIIENGLDLPNVNTLIVADSTRLGLSQAYQIRGRIGRSHIQAFSYFLYPNKLSPLAKLRLKTLKEAEELGSGYKIALKDLEIRGAGNILGKEQSGSINRVGLNLYCQMLSEVIEKLKIARPAP; from the coding sequence ATGATAGAAAGACTTTTAATTTGTAGTATCACCCCCTACTTTTTGGGAAAGGGGAACTTTTGGCTTAAAGAAAACCTTGACAAACTCCTGGAAGCGAAGAAAACCCAAGCCTTTTTCCAAGACAATATCCTCTTTCTAATGAAAAACCAGAAAAACAACCTTTCTGAGACCCTAAGGAAACTTGACGAAATGGGATACGAAAGGGTTTGGCAGGTTTCAGAACCGGGAGAATTCTCGCAACGAGGAGGAATTGTTGATGTTTTCCCCGTTAATTCAATGAAAGCAGCAAGATTGGAATTCCTGGGAAACAAAATTGAAAATATAGAACAGCTTCCCATAGAAATCAAGGATGAAAAATCAGCAAAAGAGATTTTAAAAAAGAAATTGAAATCGCAAAAGCTTTTTTCCGATTTAAAGGGACTAAAACCCGGAGAATATTTAGTTCATCTGGACCACGGCATCGGAATTTACTTCCAGCAGATAACAATTGATAACCAGCAGTATTATCAATTGGAATATGCGCAAGGCGATAAATTATATGTGCCATTGGGGCTGGAAAGAAAACTGTCAAGATACGTTGGTTTTATCGAACCGAAAATCTCCAGATTAAGCTCCTCTCTTTGGCAAAGGGTAAAAAGAAAGATAAAAGAAGAGACGGAAAAACTGGCCAAAGAGCTTTTAGAAATCTATGCTAAAAGGGAAATTGCCACCCGTCCGTCTTACTTACTAGAAGAAGAAATCCAACAGCATTTGTCAGATACTTTCAAATACGAGGAAACACCTGACCAATTACAGGCTATTGAAGACATTAAAAAAGACATGGAAAAGCAAGAGCCAATGGACAGAATTGTTTGCGGAGACGTAGGCTTTGGTAAAACTGAAGTGGCTTTAAGGGCAATAATAAAAGCGGTAATTTCTAACAGGCAGGCAGTAATGATCTGTCCCACAACCATTCTGGCCAATCAACATTTCCAGAAGTTTCAGGAAAGATTAGGAAGCTTGCCGATAAAAATAGCGTTGTTGTCACGGCTACAAACGAAAAAAGAACAAAAACAAATAATTGAAGAATTAAAGACCGGTAAAATTGACATTGCCATCGGCACTCATCGTCTTTTATCGAAAGATATTGATTTTAAGAATCTCGGACTTTTGATTATTGATGACGAACAAAGATTCGGCGTAAAGCAAAAAGAGAGATTAAAAAAAATGAGGACTTCTCTGGATGTTTTGTCGCTATCTGCCACGCCTATCCCCCGAACACTATATATGGCGCTTTCTTCGCTAAAAAACATCAGCTTGATTCAAACGCCTCCTGTCGGACGCTTACCAATTAAAACTTTTCTATCGCCATTTAAAAAAGAAATCATTAAAAAAGCGATTGAAAATGAAATCAAAAGAAAAGGACAAATATATTTCCTTTACAACAGGGTGGAAACGATTGAAATGATAAAAGAATCGTTAAAAGAACTATTTCCCAAAGCAAGATACGCTATCGCCCACGGCAGAATGAAAGAAAAAGAACTGCTTAAAACTATGGATGATTTTCAAGACAAAAGAATTGACGTTTTAGTGGCAACGACTATTATTGAAAACGGGCTGGATTTACCGAATGTTAATACGCTGATTGTGGCTGACAGCACTCGTTTAGGCCTTTCTCAGGCGTATCAGATAAGAGGAAGGATCGGCCGTTCTCATATCCAGGCTTTTTCCTATTTCCTTTACCCCAACAAATTGTCTCCTTTAGCTAAATTAAGATTAAAAACTTTAAAAGAGGCAGAAGAATTGGGCTCTGGCTATAAAATAGCTCTGAAAGATTTGGAAATACGGGGAGCGGGCAATATCTTGGGCAAGGAGCAATCAGGCAGCATAAACCGTGTGGGTCTTAATCTCTATTGTCAAATGTTATCAGAGGTTATTGAGAAGCTAAAAATTGCCAGACCTGCCCCGTAG